The proteins below come from a single Streptomyces tubercidicus genomic window:
- a CDS encoding urease accessory protein UreF gives MSRAALLLLADGRFPAGGYAHSGGVEAAVAHKAVHDIDSLEAFCRGRLHTTGLTTAGLAAAAAAGCDPLLLDDAADARTPVPALRAVARKLGRQMMRAARATFPSAELDRLAAERPQGAHQPIVQGLAARAAGLTPQDAACAAAYETVGGPATAAVRLLSLDPLDASRLLARLSPETDTIAAAAADAAALVATEGPDALPSASAPLLDITGEQHAAWTVRLFAS, from the coding sequence ATGAGCCGTGCCGCACTGCTCCTGCTGGCCGACGGCCGTTTCCCCGCCGGCGGGTACGCCCACTCCGGCGGCGTCGAAGCCGCAGTCGCTCACAAAGCCGTACACGACATCGACAGCCTCGAAGCCTTCTGCCGCGGGCGTCTGCACACCACCGGACTGACCACGGCCGGCCTGGCTGCCGCGGCCGCCGCCGGATGCGATCCGCTGCTGCTGGACGATGCCGCCGACGCACGCACCCCCGTCCCCGCGCTGCGCGCCGTGGCCCGCAAGCTCGGCCGGCAGATGATGCGCGCGGCACGCGCCACCTTCCCGTCCGCCGAACTCGACCGTCTGGCCGCCGAGCGACCCCAGGGTGCCCATCAGCCCATCGTCCAGGGTCTCGCCGCTCGGGCCGCCGGGCTCACCCCGCAGGACGCCGCCTGTGCCGCAGCGTACGAAACCGTCGGCGGCCCGGCCACCGCAGCGGTGCGCCTGCTCAGCCTCGACCCACTCGACGCCTCGCGGCTGCTGGCCCGCCTCAGCCCGGAGACCGACACCATCGCCGCGGCCGCCGCCGACGCGGCGGCCCTCGTGGCAACCGAGGGACCTGACGCCCTGCCGTCGGCATCCGCCCCGCTGCTGGACATCACCGGAGAGCAGCACGCCGCCTGGACCGTACGGCTCTTCGCCTCCTGA
- the ureG gene encoding urease accessory protein UreG, whose protein sequence is MHLDHPVTMPHRHTYSAEPQRTDGSLRAFRIGLGGPVGSGKTASVAALCRTLRDELSLAVVTNDIYTREDAEFLLREAVLPPERITAVETGACPHTAIRDDISANLEAVEHFDETLDPLDLVLIESGGDNLTATFSKGLVDAQIFVIDVSSGDDIPRKGGPGITTADLLVVNKTDLAPHVGADLATMAADAKRQRGDLPVVFTSLTSDDGIRAIADWVTGHLTRWRAKASA, encoded by the coding sequence ATGCACCTCGATCACCCCGTGACCATGCCCCACCGCCACACCTACAGTGCCGAGCCGCAGCGCACGGACGGCAGCCTCCGTGCCTTCCGCATCGGCCTGGGTGGTCCCGTCGGTTCCGGCAAGACCGCCAGTGTCGCCGCGCTCTGCCGCACCCTGCGCGACGAACTCTCCCTCGCCGTCGTCACCAACGACATCTACACTCGCGAGGACGCCGAGTTCCTGCTGCGCGAGGCCGTGCTGCCGCCCGAGCGGATCACCGCGGTGGAGACCGGAGCCTGCCCGCACACAGCGATCCGGGACGACATCTCCGCCAACCTGGAGGCCGTCGAGCACTTCGACGAGACCCTCGACCCCCTCGACCTCGTGCTCATCGAGTCCGGCGGCGATAACCTCACCGCCACCTTCTCCAAGGGCCTCGTCGATGCGCAGATCTTCGTCATCGACGTCTCCAGCGGCGACGACATCCCCCGCAAGGGAGGCCCCGGCATCACCACCGCCGACCTCCTCGTCGTCAACAAGACCGACCTCGCTCCGCACGTCGGTGCCGACCTCGCGACCATGGCCGCCGACGCCAAACGGCAACGCGGCGACCTTCCCGTCGTCTTCACCAGCCTCACCTCCGACGACGGCATCCGCGCAATCGCCGACTGGGTCACCGGGCACCTCACCCGGTGGCGCGCGAAGGCGTCGGCATGA
- a CDS encoding urease accessory protein UreD, producing MSSGAQLAATGSPFAPAAGIEETCGHPDGVRATARIRATYNGRVTTLPQLRSDGPFHLRRMRTSGKTARVGIIGAMSAPLGGDRLALDITAEDRAELDVTTAAATLALRGPTTAPATYDVRLTAGEHARLRWLPQPLISAADSNLQQTYTVSLAATSRLLLREEQILGRANEKPGHLVSRIRVHRAGRPLLDQHTAYGDPAPGWDGPAVLDGHRAVGQLLVVDPELDVSRAPILLREATEDGCAVLAPLAGGPALLATAVAPTSSALRELLDEALRHALGE from the coding sequence ATGAGCTCTGGCGCCCAACTCGCCGCAACCGGCTCCCCGTTCGCTCCCGCCGCCGGCATCGAGGAAACCTGCGGACACCCGGACGGTGTGCGTGCCACCGCCCGCATCCGCGCCACGTACAACGGACGCGTCACCACGCTCCCGCAACTGCGCAGCGACGGCCCCTTCCATCTACGACGCATGCGCACCAGCGGGAAGACCGCCAGGGTGGGAATCATCGGCGCGATGAGCGCCCCGCTCGGCGGCGACCGACTCGCCCTCGACATCACCGCAGAAGACCGGGCCGAACTGGACGTCACCACGGCCGCCGCCACACTCGCCCTCCGCGGCCCCACCACCGCGCCGGCCACCTACGACGTACGGCTGACCGCCGGGGAGCACGCCCGCCTGCGCTGGTTGCCACAGCCGCTGATCAGCGCGGCCGACAGCAACCTGCAACAGACCTACACCGTCAGTCTCGCCGCCACCTCACGACTGCTGCTGCGCGAGGAGCAAATCCTGGGCAGAGCCAACGAGAAACCGGGCCACCTCGTCAGCCGCATCCGGGTCCACCGCGCCGGCCGCCCGCTGCTCGACCAGCACACCGCCTACGGAGACCCGGCGCCCGGCTGGGACGGCCCCGCAGTCCTGGACGGACACCGCGCCGTCGGCCAACTCCTCGTCGTGGACCCAGAGCTGGACGTCAGCCGTGCCCCCATCCTCCTCCGCGAAGCGACCGAGGACGGCTGTGCGGTCCTCGCGCCGCTGGCCGGCGGCCCGGCCCTGCTCGCCACCGCCGTCGCACCGACTTCCTCGGCCCTGCGAGAGCTACTCGACGAAGCCCTCAGACACGCCCTCGGTGAGTAG
- a CDS encoding DUF2993 domain-containing protein, with amino-acid sequence MLSNEPSADSKARVPASRAAQDDPASDHQGPDEPPAQGGEEPDASSPQGNTAGADSGKGPGSAGTADTAVTRNDTDSGAGVGTSTAATAASGTTSATATGADNSVIGPAGATTAADAGTDNTSTGDGKEHPRTERKPRRIVRRTAKAVVALAVVLAFLALGDRWAVLYAENLAARQVQKALKLRAEPEVHIDSFPLIGEVLAGNIGHVEVNVPDVDAGPVSVAQVKGTVDDIRIVGSLPSSVKGAVLSRVRGDILLDFKDLNREVGASQIHLMPGPEKNTVLAGGDVPVGDKQAQIRGRAQLQRTGDRGLRMTVRDTRVVVPGLLTYIPGKGGGLQLTAPVADKMDKGELQQTTGKHVLPQQMMKGRVLDTLVDHPSLLKPTGIDPSLIQGLQKLREPKAAQKMEFSAQLPDNLPGDIRLRDISVTKNGIRAQLTGKDVPVG; translated from the coding sequence ATGCTCTCCAACGAACCTTCCGCAGACTCCAAGGCGCGGGTACCGGCGAGCCGCGCTGCCCAGGACGACCCGGCCTCGGACCACCAGGGCCCGGATGAGCCGCCGGCCCAGGGCGGTGAAGAGCCGGACGCCTCGTCGCCCCAGGGCAACACCGCCGGCGCCGACTCCGGTAAAGGCCCCGGCAGCGCCGGCACCGCTGACACCGCCGTCACCAGAAACGACACGGACTCGGGCGCCGGCGTCGGCACCAGCACCGCCGCTACCGCCGCCAGTGGCACGACCTCGGCCACGGCCACTGGCGCCGACAACAGCGTCATCGGCCCAGCTGGAGCCACAACCGCAGCCGACGCAGGCACTGACAACACGAGCACCGGCGACGGGAAGGAGCACCCGCGGACCGAGCGCAAGCCGCGGCGGATCGTGCGGAGGACCGCGAAGGCGGTCGTCGCGCTGGCCGTCGTTCTTGCGTTTCTTGCGCTCGGGGACCGGTGGGCCGTGCTCTACGCGGAGAACCTGGCGGCGCGGCAGGTGCAAAAGGCGCTGAAGCTGCGCGCCGAGCCCGAGGTGCACATCGACAGCTTCCCGTTGATCGGGGAGGTGCTCGCGGGCAACATCGGCCATGTCGAGGTCAACGTCCCCGATGTCGACGCCGGGCCGGTCTCCGTCGCTCAGGTGAAGGGGACGGTGGACGACATCCGGATCGTCGGCAGCCTGCCGTCCTCGGTCAAGGGCGCGGTGCTGAGCCGGGTGCGCGGTGACATCCTGCTGGACTTCAAGGACCTGAACCGCGAAGTCGGCGCGTCGCAGATCCACTTGATGCCCGGCCCCGAGAAGAACACCGTGCTGGCCGGCGGCGACGTGCCGGTGGGCGACAAGCAGGCCCAGATTCGGGGGCGTGCGCAGTTGCAGCGCACCGGGGACCGCGGCCTGCGCATGACCGTGCGGGACACCCGCGTGGTGGTGCCCGGCCTGCTCACGTACATACCGGGCAAGGGCGGTGGCTTGCAGCTGACGGCACCCGTCGCCGACAAGATGGACAAGGGCGAGCTGCAACAGACGACCGGGAAGCACGTCCTTCCGCAGCAGATGATGAAGGGCCGCGTGCTGGACACGCTCGTGGACCATCCGTCGCTGCTCAAACCCACCGGCATCGATCCCTCGCTCATCCAGGGCCTGCAAAAGCTCCGGGAGCCGAAGGCCGCGCAGAAGATGGAGTTCTCCGCTCAGCTGCCGGACAACCTGCCGGGCGACATTCGGCTGCGCGACATCTCCGTGACGAAGAACGGCATTCGGGCGCAGCTGACCGGCAAGGACGTACCGGTGGGCTAG
- a CDS encoding endonuclease/exonuclease/phosphatase family protein has product MTIRIATFNCENLFRRPAVFGTGNDPIRDSVLGDFRKLVEILDHDTYTANDKTKIIELLKKHSVDVSQEISTQTILVNEPRGQARLLKGEGRNIEVRAEVTGRSSWVGWVELVKADLSWDAVKNTARVIAEVNADILLTVEVEDRLTLHRFNKQVLTGQFDVEPYPFNMLIDGNDIRGIDVGIFSRHPITSIRSHIFDKKDSRDIFSRDCPEFEIDIDGEPLWLLGNHFKSKLGGGGADKRKLQGERVAQLYRAALKRSAHVVVAGDLNDTPGSPPLAFLEATSLKDAMTHDSYEGPPGTHGKCTNASDKIDYLMFSPQLFAKVDTVEVERRGIFEFGTPFDTVTGPGDQASDHGAIVAELDL; this is encoded by the coding sequence ATGACTATCCGCATAGCCACTTTCAACTGCGAAAATCTCTTCCGGAGGCCCGCCGTTTTCGGCACCGGGAACGACCCTATACGGGACTCCGTGCTCGGGGACTTCAGGAAACTTGTCGAGATCCTCGATCACGACACGTATACGGCCAACGACAAAACAAAGATCATCGAGCTTCTCAAGAAGCACAGCGTCGATGTCTCCCAGGAAATCTCCACCCAGACGATCCTGGTGAACGAGCCGCGCGGACAGGCCCGGCTGCTCAAGGGCGAGGGCAGGAACATCGAGGTCAGGGCCGAGGTCACGGGACGGTCCTCGTGGGTCGGCTGGGTCGAACTCGTCAAGGCCGACCTCAGCTGGGACGCCGTCAAGAACACCGCCAGGGTGATCGCCGAGGTGAATGCCGACATACTGCTGACCGTCGAAGTCGAGGACCGGCTCACCCTGCACCGCTTCAACAAACAGGTGCTGACGGGCCAGTTCGACGTGGAGCCGTATCCGTTCAACATGCTGATCGACGGCAACGACATTCGCGGTATCGACGTGGGGATCTTCAGCCGGCACCCGATCACCTCCATACGCTCGCACATCTTCGACAAGAAGGATTCCCGGGACATCTTCAGCCGGGACTGCCCGGAATTCGAGATCGATATCGATGGCGAACCGCTCTGGCTCCTCGGGAACCACTTCAAGAGCAAGCTCGGCGGCGGAGGTGCCGACAAGCGCAAGCTCCAGGGTGAGCGCGTCGCCCAGCTCTACCGGGCCGCGCTCAAGCGCTCGGCCCATGTCGTAGTCGCCGGGGACCTCAACGACACCCCGGGCAGCCCGCCGCTCGCGTTCCTTGAGGCCACCAGCCTCAAGGATGCGATGACGCACGACAGTTACGAGGGGCCGCCCGGCACTCACGGGAAGTGCACGAACGCCAGCGACAAGATCGACTACCTGATGTTCTCGCCGCAGCTGTTCGCCAAGGTGGACACGGTTGAGGTGGAACGGCGTGGGATCTTCGAGTTCGGCACCCCGTTCGACACCGTGACCGGGCCCGGCGACCAGGCTTCCGACCACGGTGCCATCGTCGCCGAACTCGACCTGTAA
- a CDS encoding aminoglycoside adenylyltransferase domain-containing protein has protein sequence MDQLGRTVELVCDTVGPDLVGMYLHGSAVLGGLAPASDLDVLAVTRRSLGDRQRHSLLEGLLQISGLISGVRPVELIVAVQSEVRPWRFPPTGDFLFGEWLREEFVAGGVPQPGPMPDLALVITMVLAGDRPLTGPRPAEVLDLVPHSDLVQASVAGVPELLAELDADTRNVLLTLARMWTTLATGELKPKDAAADWALALLPPQHRSVLEHARNLYLTCHYQDETWSNELKSQVRPHVEDVLARINSLCRRQE, from the coding sequence ATGGATCAGCTTGGGCGGACCGTCGAACTCGTCTGCGACACGGTGGGGCCCGACCTTGTCGGCATGTACCTGCACGGGTCTGCCGTGCTCGGGGGTCTTGCCCCGGCCAGCGATCTGGACGTCCTGGCCGTGACACGCAGGAGTCTGGGGGACCGTCAGCGGCATTCACTGCTGGAGGGGCTCCTGCAGATCTCCGGCTTGATCTCCGGAGTCCGGCCGGTCGAACTCATCGTCGCTGTCCAGTCCGAGGTCCGGCCCTGGAGGTTCCCGCCGACGGGGGACTTCCTCTTTGGCGAGTGGCTGCGTGAGGAGTTCGTGGCGGGCGGGGTTCCGCAGCCTGGTCCGATGCCGGACCTGGCCCTGGTGATCACGATGGTCCTGGCGGGTGACCGTCCCCTGACGGGCCCGCGGCCTGCCGAGGTGCTCGACCTGGTGCCGCATTCCGACCTCGTCCAGGCGAGCGTCGCGGGCGTCCCGGAACTCCTGGCCGAGCTGGATGCGGACACCCGCAATGTCCTGCTGACCCTCGCACGCATGTGGACCACTCTCGCCACCGGCGAGCTCAAACCGAAGGATGCCGCTGCCGATTGGGCTCTCGCTCTTCTGCCCCCGCAGCATCGCTCTGTCCTGGAGCACGCGAGGAACCTGTATCTCACGTGCCATTACCAGGACGAGACGTGGAGCAATGAGCTGAAGTCCCAGGTCCGCCCGCATGTCGAGGACGTGCTGGCCCGCATCAACAGTCTGTGCCGCAGACAGGAGTGA
- a CDS encoding serine/threonine-protein kinase, which produces MSDNLARVGVLVRPLAKNDPQQIGPFRIIGLLGGGGMGRVYLGRAADGRPVAVKTARSELADDRGFRARFAREVSAAQQVGGPFVAPVVDAAPHDDVPWMATACVPGVSLTDAVHDCGPLPEHAVRLLTAGLLHALTAVHAHGLVHRDLKPSNILLTAEGPRVIDFGIAHSAADTALTTTGTALGTPGFMAPEQLVMTGPKVTGAADVFALGG; this is translated from the coding sequence GTGTCGGACAACCTGGCACGGGTGGGGGTATTGGTGCGACCGCTGGCGAAGAACGATCCACAGCAGATCGGTCCGTTCCGGATCATCGGGCTGCTCGGTGGCGGCGGTATGGGACGGGTCTATCTCGGCCGCGCGGCGGACGGGCGGCCGGTGGCGGTGAAGACCGCGCGCTCCGAACTCGCCGACGACCGGGGCTTCCGTGCTCGCTTCGCCCGTGAGGTATCCGCGGCCCAGCAGGTGGGCGGACCGTTCGTGGCACCGGTGGTCGATGCCGCGCCACACGACGACGTGCCCTGGATGGCGACCGCGTGTGTGCCGGGTGTCTCACTCACCGACGCCGTGCACGACTGCGGGCCGCTGCCCGAGCACGCGGTGCGGCTGCTGACGGCCGGCCTGCTGCACGCCCTGACGGCGGTACACGCGCACGGGCTGGTGCACCGCGACCTCAAGCCGTCGAACATCCTGCTCACCGCCGAGGGCCCGCGCGTGATCGACTTCGGCATTGCGCACTCCGCCGCGGACACTGCCCTGACGACGACCGGCACCGCCCTCGGCACCCCGGGGTTCATGGCGCCCGAGCAACTCGTCATGACCGGCCCCAAGGTCACGGGCGCGGCGGACGTGTTCGCGCTGGGCGGTTGA
- a CDS encoding transporter substrate-binding domain-containing protein, producing MYAATGGGPYGNADPQVLMYRTVHEEPRLDELADVLRELAAACLAKDPERRPALPALMARVGAPGPYGDWLPEPVAVQLRRLSAQLSDPRSPDMFAPRTPAEAPADVPYDRLPTRTTTDGAPPPPSYDVPPPTGTPTPPQPATPPPGQHGPALATPSPDGYGPALATPPQDRHGPAPSPGPHAVPPARPPLSPGQTASPGRSAAPGPSRRRVLAALSVVGVGAGGGALAWVLQADGGDGGSTSAGGKPGGSRKPSGGAKPGGNPSAIGIPSNRLPKEIRDKGIVTIGSDIAYPPMEFVRDGKPAGLDVDLANALGRELGLRVKLVNAAFDTLLTGLHVNRFDLVMSAMTDTKDRQEGRTDGTKTGSGVDLVLVVRKGNPEGIKAPGDLSGRKVAVQRGTVAHDLLDQLNRQVPEKLRIREFDSPAEVYDDVAKGRSTACLDDFPVAAHTTATRAGGTALELSGEQLEPLLYGVAVAKTNTALRDAVQEALDRLIRNGEYAKILKKWHVEDGTVERAVVNEGP from the coding sequence GTGTACGCGGCGACGGGTGGCGGCCCCTACGGGAACGCCGATCCGCAGGTCCTCATGTACCGCACCGTGCACGAGGAGCCGCGTCTCGACGAACTCGCGGACGTCCTGCGGGAGTTGGCGGCGGCATGCCTGGCGAAGGATCCGGAGCGGCGGCCCGCTCTGCCCGCTCTCATGGCGCGGGTGGGCGCACCGGGCCCCTACGGCGACTGGCTTCCGGAGCCCGTCGCCGTACAGCTGCGCCGTCTGTCCGCGCAGCTCAGCGACCCCAGGTCCCCGGACATGTTCGCGCCGCGGACCCCGGCCGAGGCGCCCGCCGACGTCCCCTACGACCGACTGCCGACCCGTACGACGACGGACGGCGCACCGCCCCCGCCGTCGTACGACGTGCCGCCGCCCACGGGCACCCCCACGCCTCCGCAGCCCGCCACTCCGCCCCCGGGCCAGCACGGCCCTGCCCTCGCCACTCCGTCCCCGGACGGGTATGGCCCAGCCCTTGCCACTCCGCCGCAGGACCGCCACGGCCCCGCTCCGTCACCTGGGCCGCACGCCGTCCCCCCGGCCCGGCCTCCGCTCTCCCCCGGGCAGACCGCGTCCCCTGGCCGGTCCGCGGCCCCGGGGCCGAGCCGGCGCCGTGTGCTCGCCGCGCTGTCCGTCGTCGGGGTCGGAGCCGGTGGCGGGGCACTGGCCTGGGTGCTTCAGGCGGACGGCGGGGACGGCGGCAGCACGAGCGCCGGGGGCAAGCCCGGCGGCAGCAGGAAACCGTCCGGCGGCGCCAAGCCGGGCGGGAACCCTTCGGCCATCGGGATCCCGTCCAACCGGTTGCCGAAGGAGATACGCGACAAGGGCATCGTCACCATCGGCTCGGACATCGCCTACCCGCCCATGGAGTTCGTCAGGGACGGCAAGCCCGCCGGTCTCGACGTCGACCTCGCGAACGCTCTCGGCCGTGAGCTGGGCCTGCGCGTCAAGCTCGTGAACGCCGCCTTCGACACCCTCCTCACCGGTCTGCACGTGAACCGCTTCGACCTGGTCATGTCGGCGATGACCGACACCAAGGACCGTCAGGAGGGGCGCACGGACGGCACGAAGACCGGCAGCGGCGTCGACCTGGTGCTCGTCGTCCGCAAGGGCAACCCGGAGGGCATCAAGGCCCCCGGAGACCTGTCCGGCAGGAAGGTCGCCGTCCAGCGCGGCACGGTCGCCCATGATCTCCTGGACCAGCTGAACCGCCAGGTCCCCGAGAAGCTGAGGATCCGGGAGTTCGACTCACCGGCGGAGGTCTACGACGATGTCGCCAAGGGCCGGTCCACGGCCTGCCTCGACGACTTCCCGGTCGCGGCCCACACCACCGCGACCCGCGCAGGCGGCACCGCCCTCGAACTCAGCGGTGAGCAGCTAGAACCCCTTCTCTACGGTGTAGCGGTCGCCAAGACCAATACGGCCCTGCGCGACGCCGTACAGGAAGCTCTCGACCGCCTCATCAGGAACGGCGAATACGCGAAGATCCTCAAGAAGTGGCACGTCGAGGACGGCACGGTGGAGCGGGCGGTCGTCAACGAGGGCCCGTAG
- a CDS encoding FABP family protein: MSDHAPKHPYPDALRPDEAPAPHALLTPVIGLLGTWFGRGRGGYPTLAEEFAYAQEVTFSHDGRPFLHYEARAWLLDADGTPLRPSARESGWWRLQPDGRVEALITQPTGIAEISVGRAGDGAVDLTTHEVALAPTAKEVNATRRRYTLTDEDTLTFVHDLAAVGQPLQHHLSAQLRRGAGS; encoded by the coding sequence ATGTCCGACCACGCCCCGAAGCACCCGTATCCCGACGCCTTGCGACCGGACGAAGCACCTGCGCCGCACGCACTGCTCACGCCGGTCATCGGGCTCCTGGGCACCTGGTTCGGCCGGGGCCGTGGCGGGTACCCCACGCTGGCCGAGGAGTTCGCGTACGCGCAGGAGGTCACCTTCAGCCATGACGGGCGTCCCTTCCTCCACTACGAGGCGCGCGCCTGGCTGCTCGATGCGGACGGCACCCCGCTGCGGCCGTCGGCCCGGGAGAGCGGCTGGTGGCGGCTACAGCCCGATGGACGGGTGGAGGCATTGATCACCCAGCCCACCGGCATCGCGGAGATCTCGGTCGGCCGTGCAGGCGATGGAGCGGTCGACCTCACCACCCATGAGGTGGCTCTCGCCCCCACCGCCAAGGAGGTCAACGCCACCCGTCGCCGCTACACCCTGACCGACGAGGACACGCTCACCTTCGTCCACGATCTCGCGGCGGTCGGTCAGCCGCTGCAACACCACCTTTCGGCCCAACTGCGACGCGGGGCCGGCAGTTAG